GACGTCGAAAGATAGTGATAGACCATCGGATGAAGTTTACTATATGTTTTTGTCTTTACCATGTTTTTTCTTATACCATGTTGATTTTCAAATAAAGTGCAAGTTGTGAATGAAAGAGTAGACATTTTCTTATTTATGTCAAATtttgcaacaattttttttgcctTACCAATCATACGGTGTGGGTGCTCACCGGCGCTGGGGCTGAGGTGAGGCGAATTCAAAACTTCACCCAAATGTCCGGATTTCTCATATTTCCAGCTTGGAATGCCCAGATTTCTTGTTTCCTTGGCTTATACTTTGGGTCTTGCACCTTTTCTTTATAGGTTCTGCGAATTCTTGTTTAGGGATCCGATGGAGAGCTCGGATATGGCATCGCAGCCGTTGAGCGACAGGGTCACGCCGAAGCTCCTCCTTGGCTGCACGGATTGCGTCACTGTCATGCCGGGCGAGCCGCAGGTATGATTTTCTTTGGTTGCCTCTGGTGGTCTTGGCAACATGCGCTCCCAGGATTACAGATTCAACTGCCAGATGGGTAGGAACATGATAGATTTGGGTCGACATGATATGTTCTGGAAGTTGATTCATTCATTCGCCTATTTATCTGGTTTGTTGCCATCCGAGGGTGGTCCATGAAATCAGGTCTCTGTATTCTTTTTTTTCAATCAAAGGGGAGCTACCCTGGCTCCCTTTCATAGAAACGAAACCAAAGGTGTCTGTATTCTCGAGAAAATAATCATGACATCTGTCAACTTTCTTTTTAGGAATGGCTTAATCATATGAGTTTGCACCGTTAACTTTTTCACATCATTTCTTTTACCACTTTGCTTCCAATAATTCAAACAACATATTGTGGCTTGTTTAGTTATGGGTTCCCTAATGTCCAGATCTCAGCTTAGAACATAGATAGTAGCAAGGTAACAACGAATAGTTATAGTGTTAAGAGTAATATTAGTTCTTGGATGTTTAACTTCTATCTCGGCTTTTTATCGTACAATATTTAGACTGGATCCGGAAAGACATATACGACGGGTACCAATTATACTGGCGAAGCTGATCGTGGAGGAATATTTGCACCTCTCATGGAGACGATATTCAGGAAATCTGATGCGATGAACCGTCATACAGAGTTCTTAATTAGGGTATCCTTCATCGAGGTACACTAGCTGGTAGCAGTTATCTTTACTTAAATAATTGGAATATTTTTTTTCTTattaccattttgtttgtgttgctGTTCGCATCAGATATTCAAGGAGGAAGTATTTGATTTACTTGATGATCATGGGTCTGTTGCAGAAGTGGCAGAGCCTGCTAGAGTGCCTATTCAGATTCGACAAAACTTCAAATGGAAGCATTACACTTGCTGGCGTGATGGAGGCTGAGGTCAAGTCAaaagaagatatgggccatatggccGTGCACTTGGCACGAGGATCTTTGTCACGCGCAACTGAAAGTACAAACATACATAGCCAGGCAAGGTAAGTCGCATATACTGCTATAGCTGGGAGCCGACGCAGAGGCCCCGACTCCTCCACGTAGCTGCGCTAACCTGTATTTCACAGCTATGGACTCCTAAAGTCCTAATGACTTTTGTTTGCAATTGCTATGTTCCCTGTTGGGTTTTAGATTGGACCCTAATGATTAGATTTTTATTTTAGCTAGGTGATTACAGATCAACAGGATGCATGCATACGCAAGGTTAGGGTAGTTCTAGGGAGATCTATCGAGTTTCAGAAATAAATGTTCATATAATCAAATTTCAGGATTGTTCATCTTCATAGGTTAATTCGTGAACTCTATTTTATAGGTTCACTTCTTACATAGGGACAAAGTAGGTGTCACAATCCTGAACCCCCTGTTCATGTTGGGTCTTCAAGGAGCTTACTTAGCTTGACCTTGTGGTTTTGATCTCGTGAATCACAAGCTAACAATAATCTGTTGTATGACTATAGTGGATCCTTTAAAAAAATAGGCGTCCAACAACTGTTTATATGATCAACTCTGAAATAGTAACACAACAAATGACAACAGATGGTAGTTTGGCATTTATGATCAACTCCTATGAAATAGGTACAAATCAAATGACATGATACTtatccaaaaatgatgaactattttcccATTGACAACCATCAAGTATTGTACAATTTGATGTACGTATATGGATGATGAATTTGCGATGATGAGGCCTTTAGCTACTAATCCATTTCTCATGATTTTTGTGCCTTTTATTTGGGTTTTCTTAGAAGCCCTTGTTATCTATTATTTGAAACTTTTAGGTCTCAGAGATTGCACATGTGCTGGAGAACTCAATTCTTCTTTTCTTTAGATCGGGCTGCAAAGCAAGTTGCTGATGAAGTGAAGTAAATGATTCAAAATGAGAAGAAATTCACTGTATTTATTTACGGTAGTGAACTTGAATTATTTTGGTAAACAATTTCATGAGCTGGCATTACACCTATTTTGGTAAACTATTTCGAGAGCTGGCATTACGTCATCCGTTGCGGCTCTTATTTCATGTGCCTTCTTGAAAGAGAACATGTAGAAGAAAATATGGTGAAATAATAAAGTTTgtagagcaagacaatatggattCCATCAACTCCCAAGTCTCAAGTTCTTCATGTTTTCTGACCTAAATATTAACATGAGGTGAATGAAGATGATGTCATGTCTTGTTGCAGGGTGATTGAGGAGTAAATGCAAAGGTATAAATAGTAACTGATAAGTGTGTTTGAACAATGACAGTTGTTCACATTAGGCATTTGCGTAGGTACTGTGTGCAGTTGCAACCCCCACTCATATGTGTGAATTGAATCTACTTCCTTTTCTTCATGTTCAAATATAGGGTAAAATAATGTTTAATTTTTTATTCAACCCAACAGATTTTTTTTGTTGGAATCAAGTTCAAGACATGTCTTTTGCTGATTGTGCCAGCAGAGCTGCAAGAGTGGTGGACATGCAAGGGAGGATCAGGAAGGATGGAGGGAGGTGACAAAGCTGGGAGAAAGGAGGGAGACAGCAAGGAAGGTGGCATGGGAAGAAAGTGAAGTTGTGGCCCAAGGCTAGAGTGTGATCATGTAAAATTGTTACCTTTCCATCAATGCTCAGGTTCATTGTCATTTTTAAAGTCTGGCACTTGAAGATCTACACAATTGTTGTCGAGGAAGATGATAAACTCAATGAGGATGATAATTGGGGTTATTGTGAAGCTCGATGTTTGGTGGAGTACTCTCGCGGTAAAGAGGACAAGGCATGCAAACATGAGTAACTGATAGGTTTGTGTAATCACTTCCATTTTTTCTAGGAACATTGAATAAAATTGATTTTGTAAAGAAAGCGGTAGAGAAGAGAAGACTGTACTTTTGGACCTTCAGGTGAAGCGGGAATTATATCATTGTGATATCAAATAATTGTTCATTGATTGTTTGAATGAGTTGTTGACATATGATTGATGTATGATAAATTTGCGTTGTGAAGTATGTGTATGAATCAAGTATCGCCCACTTCTTTGATTTTATCGGTTTTGCTAAATCTCAATGTGTCTGAATTTTTGTTGCTGTGTCACTGACTTTTTGCTTTGCACGAGGCCGAAGACGGGGATGACCTGAGGAGAGCCAACCACAGCGAGTCTGAAACTTAACCAGTGAAGGTGCATGGGCGTGCGGGTGGGGGAGGGGtgacatcaaagttgttcattgagGATGGCCGAGGCGGCAACCGACATGGCGGTGGTGGGAGGTCGAGGGGAGGGGGTAGGTGATACCCGCGGGTTGTGGGGATGGAGGAAGGAAATTAGGCTTAGGTAGGGCACGATGAAGGAGGAGTAACTGTTTGGGAAAGGAGGGAGAAAATGAATAGGTGGTAGCATGTTCCTAGGGTAGCGGGGATGGAGGATGGAAATTAGGCTTGGGTAGGGCATGATGGAGGAGGAGTAACCATTATGGGAACGAGGGAGAAAATGAATAGATGGTAGCATGTTCCTAATCGTTGGATATTGTTTTTATTGCCAAAAAGAGAAGTGAAGTTTTGTCAAGTATCTAACGTATAGGTGCCTTCTTaatttattttcaatcatttgcccgtagcaacgcacgggcattctactagttttGATTAACCCCGACTCCAGACGATCGAAACAGCGCGTTTCATATGATTGTTGTTGGAGCACATGCTATGTCTACTTACCAAATCTTTTAGACATACCTCCAGATCTTGCAAACCAACCTTTATCCAAGAAACAAATTGTTGCATCAATGTTACTATTTCTATACCATAAAAATTGTAGTTTTTCCTGTCATGTTTCCACGTTGATTTCCATGTGATGTAGCTTAATTTCGATGCAAAGTACTTGAGCCTGTTTCGGCTAGAAAACATATGATCTTACTTTTGGCCTTTTCACAAGTATCTTCCCATTCCTATTTCCTAAGCAGAATAAGAGCTTTCTTCTTTGCAGGTGTTGTTTCCTACAAGGGAAACGACATGAGCGAGATGAGGCTTTGAGGTCAGTGGACAACTTGATTGACCTGTGATATAATGCCCGGCGGGAATACCAAAGTTTGTAATATTCAAAAGAAAATATATATGATGCGTGCTTGCCACAAGATATATTGCTGACGTGGATTGTAATATCACATGGAATCTTTTCCACATTCCTTATGTATGTATCATAAAATTGTATACTCAATGTAGGTAATCAATTCTTTAGGCTCTGTTTGGAACGTCGTTTCGTTTTCAGATACGGGTATAAAAAATACAGACCTCGACGGTCGTTTTGTTTCCAGCCGGAAATTGTGTAGTGGCGAGTAAAATACAAGTGTAAACAAAACACCCCATATTGGAATACAACCATTCCAAGCGCGGCCTTAGTGATAGCACTACCAAGTACCCTTGCTAATTTCTTGTTATAATTACATTATTTTGTTGGCAGAGAAGCAAATAGCGCTGGAGATGTTCGAACGTGAGCCAAAGGCACGAGTACAAAAATCTTCTTCTCGGGAGAAGTTATTTAAGAGATTTGTTCATTGCTCATTGGAATGCAGATCGGTTCTACTCATTTATTCCTTATTACATTTTTCGTAATATATTGAGCACGATGTGTATGTTCGTGCTGCTACTTGGGTGATACATGAATTGATAATAAATAGAACTGCCGATGTTCTCTCGAACTGCTATTTGTTGTTCCCCTATCTGCTATGAGGTGTTGTTGATGGGACCAGGAAATATTGCCGTACATCACATTACCGCCGATGACGTCTTAAATGCAGGAACTTACACAAGATAGAGATACTCCAAATTTCGTACTATGGGCAGAATAAATTTCATTACGCGGGGTGGTTACTATGATTTTCCTGGCAACAAAATATGCATGTGAACCGATAACTGTAGCCACTGTTTGTGACAATCGCACAAGGATCTGTGTTTCTGTTCTCTCATTTGGCCTCTTGGTAGGTATCGTCTTGTACAATTTTAGCTACTAGTTGATGGTTGTACTTGCCTGAAAGTATCAGAGATTGTTGCTCCCAATTGTTTGGATATTTTCAATTTAGAATACGTTCTTAAACTTTGGGGGAAATTATATCATTTATAAAACAAGATTTTCAATTTAGAATATGTTCATAAACTTTTAGGGGTGATTATATCGTTTATATGTTT
Above is a window of Triticum aestivum cultivar Chinese Spring chromosome 6B, IWGSC CS RefSeq v2.1, whole genome shotgun sequence DNA encoding:
- the LOC123133460 gene encoding kinesin-like protein KIN-4C, with protein sequence MSNFATIFFALPIIRCGCSPALGLRFCEFLFRDPMESSDMASQPLSDRVTPKLLLGCTDCVTVMPGEPQTGSGKTYTTGTNYTGEADRGGIFAPLMETIFRKSDAMNRHTEFLIRVSFIEKWQSLLECLFRFDKTSNGSITLAGVMEAEVKSKEDMGHMAVHLARGSLSRATESTNIHSQAR